A single region of the Pleurocapsa minor HA4230-MV1 genome encodes:
- a CDS encoding Nif11-like leader peptide family RiPP precursor, with protein MAKENATRIYKKVEQAHAQQERQKALGNPKAFIKLAKARGYDLKVEDLEAQLSQLSDEDVAGIFNPGIGLRRHIFPK; from the coding sequence ATGGCTAAGGAAAATGCTACTCGAATCTATAAAAAAGTAGAACAAGCCCATGCTCAACAAGAAAGACAGAAAGCCCTTGGCAATCCAAAAGCTTTCATTAAGCTGGCTAAAGCTAGAGGCTATGACTTGAAGGTCGAAGATTTAGAGGCTCAACTCAGCCAATTGTCTGATGAGGATGTGGCAGGTATTTTCAATCCAGGTATTGGACTTAGACGACATATCTTCCCGAAATAA